The Streptomyces sp. NBC_00224 genome has a window encoding:
- a CDS encoding PIG-L family deacetylase, with product MGRQVASRRAVLASMAGVVAAGAIAGCDSKHPSARGAAVTSEPPKPVSLLPVDHRSSFDTPGRPLAMAIVAHPDDDLFFMNPDTLHTIERGVPVVSVYVTGGGSFGVNQAPGEPKARPDVPAYVSARQQGLRQAYARMLGATLFTPWTRTALKLPGGREAELNVLEYNGRRAELIFLGVRMHEKTGRGWVGMTQLWNTPGVVLRTQPTPESPVREKYTYSRDELTDALLFLMRKYRPTLVRTLDPDPDAQVHDKLHPRGSDQVGYSDHPDHTAVALFTWRALAQWGQGTPQGARTPGFLTEAFRGYYNQRWPYNLPNDTVHQKTEYLNAYGGASSWQCGNASGCGDYSVGVNGVLKSKKGWVRSTHRRYPTAGPKVVVDKDGRMSAYAVLGTRAARWRESGPYSGGWGAAEDLGGGPLAPALSAIAAPDGRHLVFGLRFTNLGATDKDDTREIVVLQQKSAGGDFEERWTSLGNPETDPRRSRLTGPPTAVTAPDGTVHVFVRNAAKGISTRVRDKQGTWSPWQKLPGGGQLQEGLAAAVDGDGRVHVFGSTFGWVEHWTQKDAGGAMVRGARGLKTRPGDAPDAATADDGSVLLAYHKPSSDQINVAQLRGGQAGRWTELPDQKVTGYGPVALVDGQDLATGGVMLSSRSGTGSIEMVDSGKQVTLHGDASSGFMVGAPAVVQGASAGVALVTLGLNTTPAVTRVPPRAGTV from the coding sequence ATGGGACGCCAAGTGGCCTCCCGGCGTGCCGTGCTGGCTTCGATGGCGGGGGTAGTGGCAGCCGGTGCGATCGCCGGGTGCGACAGCAAGCACCCGTCGGCCAGAGGCGCTGCTGTCACAAGTGAACCACCGAAGCCCGTCTCGCTGCTGCCGGTCGACCACCGCAGCAGCTTCGACACCCCGGGCCGGCCGCTCGCCATGGCGATCGTCGCGCACCCGGACGACGACCTGTTCTTCATGAACCCCGACACGCTCCACACCATCGAGCGAGGCGTCCCGGTCGTCTCCGTGTACGTCACCGGCGGCGGCTCCTTCGGCGTCAACCAGGCACCCGGCGAGCCCAAGGCCCGCCCCGACGTGCCCGCCTACGTCTCCGCGCGCCAGCAGGGCCTTCGCCAGGCGTACGCCCGGATGCTCGGCGCGACCCTGTTCACGCCGTGGACCCGCACCGCCCTGAAGCTGCCGGGCGGGCGCGAGGCCGAGCTCAACGTCCTGGAGTACAACGGCCGCCGCGCCGAGCTGATCTTCCTCGGTGTGCGGATGCACGAGAAGACCGGCCGCGGCTGGGTCGGCATGACCCAGCTGTGGAACACCCCCGGCGTGGTCCTGCGCACCCAGCCCACCCCGGAGTCCCCGGTCCGCGAGAAGTACACCTACAGCCGCGACGAGCTCACCGACGCGCTGCTGTTCCTGATGCGCAAGTACCGGCCCACGCTGGTGCGCACCCTCGACCCGGACCCGGACGCCCAGGTCCACGACAAGCTGCACCCGCGCGGCAGCGACCAGGTCGGCTACTCCGACCACCCCGACCACACGGCGGTCGCCCTCTTCACCTGGCGCGCCCTCGCCCAGTGGGGCCAGGGCACCCCCCAGGGCGCGCGCACCCCGGGCTTCCTCACCGAGGCGTTCCGCGGCTACTACAACCAGCGCTGGCCCTACAACCTGCCCAACGACACCGTCCACCAGAAGACCGAGTACCTCAACGCCTACGGCGGCGCCTCCAGCTGGCAGTGCGGCAACGCCTCCGGCTGCGGCGACTACTCGGTCGGCGTCAACGGCGTCCTCAAGTCCAAGAAGGGCTGGGTCCGCTCCACCCACCGCCGCTACCCGACGGCCGGCCCGAAGGTCGTCGTCGACAAGGACGGCCGGATGAGCGCGTACGCCGTGCTCGGCACCCGCGCCGCCCGCTGGCGCGAGTCCGGCCCCTACAGCGGCGGCTGGGGCGCGGCCGAGGACCTCGGCGGCGGCCCGCTCGCCCCCGCCCTCAGCGCCATCGCCGCCCCCGACGGACGCCACCTCGTCTTCGGCCTGCGCTTCACCAACCTGGGTGCCACCGACAAGGACGACACCCGCGAGATAGTCGTCCTGCAGCAGAAAAGCGCCGGCGGCGACTTCGAAGAGCGGTGGACCAGCCTCGGCAACCCCGAGACCGACCCCCGCCGCAGCCGCCTCACCGGCCCGCCCACCGCGGTCACCGCCCCCGACGGCACCGTCCACGTCTTCGTGCGCAACGCCGCCAAGGGCATCAGCACCCGGGTGCGCGACAAGCAGGGCACCTGGTCGCCGTGGCAGAAGCTGCCCGGCGGCGGACAGCTCCAGGAGGGCCTGGCCGCCGCGGTCGACGGCGACGGCCGCGTCCACGTCTTCGGCTCCACCTTCGGCTGGGTCGAGCACTGGACCCAGAAGGACGCAGGCGGCGCCATGGTGCGCGGCGCCCGCGGCCTCAAGACCCGGCCCGGCGACGCACCCGACGCGGCCACCGCCGACGACGGCTCCGTCCTGCTCGCCTACCACAAGCCCTCCAGCGACCAGATCAACGTCGCCCAGCTGCGCGGCGGCCAGGCCGGCCGCTGGACCGAACTGCCCGACCAGAAGGTCACCGGCTACGGCCCGGTCGCCCTCGTCGACGGCCAGGACCTCGCCACCGGCGGCGTCATGCTCAGCTCGCGCAGCGGCACCGGCTCCATCGAGATGGTCGACAGCGGCAAGCAGGTCACCCTCCACGGCGACGCGTCCTCCGGCTTCATGGTCGGTGCCCCCGCCGTCGTCCAGGGAGCCAGCGCGGGCGTCGCCCTGGTCACGCTCGGCCTGAACACCACCCCCGCCGTCACCAGGGTCCCGCCGCGCGCGGGCACCGTCTGA